In Pararge aegeria chromosome 7, ilParAegt1.1, whole genome shotgun sequence, the DNA window actaatattaaaatattattgtattctcgatgtaagtgaactattgtgttctttttgagaaataaatgtatttaagccGAACCTCGCACAGTGATCTTTTCGCTGGACTGGTGGAAGGCTTAAcacgtgactagttaccaccctaccggcgaAGACGTAGGccccaagcgattaagcgttcctgTAGGATGATGAATACGAATAAAAAAGATTAGCCGTAGCTCGTAGtattaagttaagaaataaagaaaatttttacTTAGCAGTAAAACCCAATACCTAAATCAAATACAATATACAAGGCTGCATCATCGCGTACCTTACCTTGAGCGTGATTTGAGTCGAGCTCTGTTATATCTGGTATTATGTTCACATGTACATTATACCGTGGACTGTAAGTTATTATCACAAGAAACATTTAGTGTTGTCTATGTATGCATACACGTTTTAAAAGGTTTATGGTAttcgaaaaaaattaaatactttcaGAGCTACGAGGAAACAGAAAAATCAcacataagaaaaaataatgtagGCTGCTGAAATTGCAAACCCTTAGAAGTTGAGTaattggggctaggtggcgatgtgtgtattgtcgtagtatatttatttatttatttatttaatttttttttttattacaggcGCTGAAACAATAGTGGATGTATGGCTTTATAGTACGCCGGAGATGTTACCTTATGAGTACAAGACTGATCTGGAACCTACAGTAAACTCAGACGAACAAActgaaatacttataaaaaatatcaaaaccgAACCACTGAATGAAATTATTGAAAACACTGAAATGAGTGAAaatattgatgaaattaatgaaaataaacaagaagAGACGGGTGACGAGTGGCTTAACTTCTTCACGAATGCGACTACAGAGGTTAACGTCGATGAGATGTtcgttaaaaatgttaaaaccgAACAAAATGCAGAAGATAATAATCAAGTTAATCAAATTTCTGCAAAAGATggcaattttaatgaaaatgcaGAAATCGAATGCAAATTTAACCAAACGACAGCAAAAGATTGTAAAGTTAACCAAGTTATCGCAAAGGAAGGCAAACCTAATGAAATTATGGTAAaggaaagtaaaataaaccaaCTCGTGGCAAAAGATAACAAAGTTAATGAATATATAGAAAAAGATtgcaaaataaatgttaaagttgAAACTATAGATGATCCAATTACTAATGGCGAccatgaaaatgaaaataatgaaattaatataaaaccaaaCGAAACAAACTGCTTAAAACGAATAGTCAAATACATGGATCCAACCACGAGAAAAATTTACTACCTGGAAGTTGACAGGGCATTAGACTTGAACAAAATACAAGAAATAGTAATTAACTCTCagggtaaaataaaaactgcGAAAGTTAGTCCAAACAAAGTTAACAACGGTTTAAGGTTCGTTAGAAAGAAAAAGGGAGAATCACTACTTAAACCGGAAATAAAGAAccaattagttaaaaaaaatgataacaaCAATCAAATAGTTATAAGTAACGGCTTCGATCATATAAAGAATGATCACTGTTACTTAGCTAATGATTGGTGTATGCAGGATAAAGTTGAACCAAAAATTGAAGTTACAAAGGATTACCTCAACGATATTAGGTCAACTATAACAAAGTTAACCTGTCCTAGAGTTGCGGTTAATTATATGTTGAAGAAGATACCGTTAATAAGTCCAGAGGTTAAAGACGCCGATTTCATTAAAAGTTTCCCGTTTGTTGTGGGCAGTCATCAAAAATATTGGAAGTTGGATTTTGCTAAAAGAAGAAATATTGAAGTAATTGTATAGACTTATTTATAGATAAAGATTTGTCGTGGCACTGTTCTAAACTAAACAAGTCAGTATACTTAGTATACGATGCATGCTCGCAATCACATCGAAACAGTGTAACGTCAAAAGAAATTTGTCCTTATGCTACGCGTTTTAGAGCCTAATTCTGTAATCCTGCTTTCTCATTTGCTCCTTGCTCTAGAAATAGTGATTCATTCGAGCCTAAAGAACTTATTCCattttacttcaaaatattatcaataGTCAAAACCAAGCTGCGATTAGGATcgtaatcttatactaaaagtATCGATGATCCAAACTTTAATTCAATTTAGTAGGCCTTCTTAttccaaataaatgaattttcattttttaatattaggctgatttaaaacatcaaaatcggtttatatttGATGCTTGCGCCATATATCAacaccaaaaaataatttaatttgtattaaaagtaattttatttgtccACTTACGTAGATAAAGAAATCTGTGAAGTGTGAATAGATAacaaaaagttttgtttatttctttcagtgGTCCAGAGCTAAGCTGATAAACAAAATGCtaagtgaaaaatttaaagacagCCCAGAAAACATATGGCGGACAAAAAATATCCTTGTTTACTCACGGTTGCATGGTTATTATCCTGTTAGACCGGAAGCCGtacaaaataaaccaaaaatacCAGATTTGGAATCTAATGAATGGTCGTCGTGGAACGATTTGGAAAATTCCAGGAATTCCGAAACAAACATTAGAGAGTTATACCCAAATTCGTCCGACTTGTGTAGCTTGACAGTGTTTAAAAGTGATAGTTTTGTGTGTAAAGATGATAGTAATGTGGATTTATGTGATTCTGACGAGGAAATtgatgttataagtgaagtTAGACCTGTGAAAGTAAAAAGTGAAGTGGTGTCGGAGTGTGATGACAGTTTGACAGTCTTGCCAGTGAATAGTGAGGAGAGACTGCAGTTTTTGTTTATAGAGAGGATTTGTGCAGACATAGGGGTGGAACTGAGAAATGAAGACATTGGGAATGGATATTCTTATAGGTGagtaatttgtttgtatgttgaAATATCTATTGGCGCATCTTGACAATAAAATCGACCCATATCTCGATACGAAAAACTTCATGATACGGTTCTATGCTGcttttccggtaataactgCTACAGCCTAGTGAATTGGTGCTAACCCAGTGGTTAGAGCTTTGTGTTACCATTTGGGGTGACTGAGTTTGATCCCTAGTACTACACACCTGTAATTTCTCGGAGTCATGATCATTTGCTATTTATGCAATTAACATATCATGGAAGGAggtctgagagttctcgataatgtaaCCAAAAGCGTGTGGAATCTACCaatttgcactgggccagctaaGTCGGCTAAAACCCttactcattctgagagtagtCCAATGCCCTTTAGTGGACCTGTTATAGGTTGATAATGTTGATTATAAATAGAATAGGTGACTGACTTACTAATCTATCGACACAAAGCTCAAAagagattctatcgagaaga includes these proteins:
- the LOC120625229 gene encoding YEATS domain-containing protein 2, which translates into the protein MEINEEYHDPDYPDLPVCVKEEIPSLTEEEKLAKIKQIVRREFRKELDLREDEVALIDERMTKARRYLHQLRCALVVNYYTEQRLQISSSQIEDEVASQSEPRARAEVSSILRDSQRGLHPSVRKLLGKNTVDLDEIFRSRAPRNKIRVDYSAMVHAKNVTISADTTKTLRPLPEEPVKTEEVACPAVPRKVPRHMEPKMDNVLTLDGVTRNKQKHRYRIIIGNTSKYMPPASRADRSTHKWLLYVRGPPPRPDVARLVTAVTVRLHHSYAPHHVVLIDKPPFQLSRRGWGEFPAKLTLEFAMPHCNRPATLTHTIKLDRNYTGLQTLGAETIVDVWLYSTPEMLPYEYKTDLEPTVNSDEQTEILIKNIKTEPLNEIIENTEMSENIDEINENKQEETGDEWLNFFTNATTEVNVDEMFVKNVKTEQNAEDNNQVNQISAKDGNFNENAEIECKFNQTTAKDCKVNQVIAKEGKPNEIMVKESKINQLVAKDNKVNEYIEKDCKINVKVETIDDPITNGDHENENNEINIKPNETNCLKRIVKYMDPTTRKIYYLEVDRALDLNKIQEIVINSQGKIKTAKVSPNKVNNGLRFVRKKKGESLLKPEIKNQLVKKNDNNNQIVISNGFDHIKNDHCYLANDWCMQDKVEPKIEVTKDYLNDIRSTITKLTCPRVAVNYMLKKIPLISPEVKDADFIKSFPFVVGSHQKYWKLDFAKRRNIEWSRAKLINKMLSEKFKDSPENIWRTKNILVYSRLHGYYPVRPEAVQNKPKIPDLESNEWSSWNDLENSRNSETNIRELYPNSSDLCSLTVFKSDSFVCKDDSNVDLCDSDEEIDVISEVRPVKVKSEVVSECDDSLTVLPVNSEERLQFLFIERICADIGVELRNEDIGNGYSYSAVHCVLLTAMKCFAEELIRAGLADQLAFANDPQLPNVWIGSSSRSGLRMEHLYRGVQRSERLRSLCGAGRPATNPYAL